Sequence from the Longimicrobiaceae bacterium genome:
CGCAGCATCTCCACGTCCGCCTCGGGCCCCGGCGCGCCGATCAGCTCCGCGCCGAGCTGGAAGAGCTCGCGCCGCCGCCCGCCGCCCTCGGCCTCCTGCCGGTACACCTTCCCCGCGTAGCACAGCCGCAGCGGCAGCGGCGCCCCCGCGAGCCGCGTCGCCACCACGCGCGCGATGGCGCTGGTGAAGTCCGCCCGCAGCGCCACGAGCCGCCCGTCGCGGTCCACGAAGCGGATGAGGCGCGCGCCCAGGCCGGGACCGGCGCTGCGCGTGAACACCTCTTCGTACTCGAACGTGGGCGGGATCACCTCGTCGTATCCATGCCCTTCCGCCAGGGCGAACCACGCGGCCTGCACGCGGCGGCGGCGGCGTACGTCCCCCGCCAGCAGGTCCTGCGACCCGGGCGGCACGAGCGACAAAGGGCTGGTCGGCATGGGCGGGAAGATACCGGCAACCCTCGCAGGGGGGCAACGGCGGGCCCCCTCCCCGGGCTCGCCTAGGCTCGCCCGACCCTCCCCCAAAACTGCCTGGGGGAGGGTAAGATGGCATCTCCGCGATCCCGCACCTGCCGAGCAGGCGGGGGTGGGTCCAACCTTGCCCGCCGTGAGGCTACCGCGCACAATTCCGCCGTGCAGAACGGTGCGGCCACTCGCACGGCGATGCAGTTGTAGAGGTGCGATTTATCGCATCCGGAACGCCTCGCCCGCGACCGACTTGTCGTCCCGCGCTCGTGCCGGACGACGACTCTCTATAGATGCAACGGCTTCGGGCATCTTCGGGCGACTCAGTCCGCCTCGAGAACGACTCACCTCATCCGACAAGGCAGGCGCAGATCACACGCGAACCCGTGGTGCTGAGCTGGAGCGGAGGGAAGGACAGCGCGCTCGCACTCGCCCGGCTGCTGGACGACGATGCGCTGCAGGTCGTTGGCCTGCTGACGACGGTGACGGCGGGGTACGACCGCGTGAGCATCCACGGCGTGCGGCGTACGCTGCTGCACGCCCAGGCGGATGCACTCGGCCTGCCGCTTCACAAGGCGACGCTCCAGCCCGCCAGCTCCAACGCCGCCTACGAGTTCGCCATGGCCGACGCCCTCGCCGAGGTCCGCCGCCGCACGCCCGAAGTCCGCCGCCTCGCCTTCGGCGACATCTTCCTGGCCGACGTGCGGGAGTACCGGGAGAAGCTGGTGGATACGCTCGGCTTCGGTGCGATCTTCCCGCTATGGGACGAGCCCTCGCGCGCCCTGGCGGACGAGGTGCTGGCGTGCGGGATCGCGGCGCGCCTCGTGTGCGTGGACACGCACGCGCTCTCGGCCGCGTTGGCGGGCCGCGTGTACGACCGAGCCCTCCTCGCCGACCTCCCGGCCGACGCGGACCCGTGCGGCGAGCGCGGCGAGTTCCACACATTCGTCTCCGACGGCCCCGGCTTCCGCGCGCCCGTTGCCTACACCGTCGGCGAGACCGTCCTGCGCGAGAACCGCTTCGCCTACTGCGATCTGCTGCCCGTCGGCGCCCGAGAAGTTGCCGCGCCGCCGGAGTCCGCCACCTCGTAGCTTACCCGCTCCGGTGTGCTTCGCGTCCAAGACGTCTTCCTCGGCCGAATGAGATTGCGGGTTGCATCGAATCCTCGGAAAGGGACGCGGGACCGCTCAGGACGCCGAGCACCTGGCGATCCCGACGTTCCGGGGTTTGCGGCAAGTGGTTGGCTCCCAGCGCGTTGCGGCGTTAGGTTGACTGTGGCCCTGCGCGTACGCGCCCGCGCCGGCCGGGAAGCTTTCCGGCGGTCATCCCGACGCGGGCGATGCCACGATGCGAATCTTCCGGACCCTGCTGGCGTTCATGGCCGGCGCCGTGTCCATGCTTGTGGCGCTGATCGCCACCGGCTGGGCCGCACCAGCCACCCTGCACCGGATGCAGGCAGTCGCGCTGCCGTCTGCGTTCTCGCCCGCCGCTGCTGTCGTCCCGTCCGCGCCAGCGCCGCCCGCCGCAGCCGCGTCAGCCGTGCAGGCGGCCGGGTCTCCCTCCGCGCCCCCGGCCGAGGTGCCGTTCGTGCGCGTGGCGCAGGCGGACCTGCCCACAGCGAAGATGCCGGTTGGCGCGCCGGCCGCCGCAGCGGCGCCCACGACCGTCGTGCCCGCGCTCCAGCGGCTCTTGATCCCCGTGCAGGGCGTGAAGGCGGCGAGCCTGGTGGACACGTACCAGCAGGCGCGCGGCCAGGGCCGGCGGCACGACGCCATCGACATCGTGGCCCCGCGTGGCACCCCCGTCCTCGCCTCGTCCGACGGAGTGGTGATGAAGCTGTTCGACAGCGTGCGCGGGGGCACCGCGCTGTACGAGCTGGCGCCCGACGGGCGCACCATCTACTACTACGCGCACCTGGACCGCTACGCGCCCGGCATGGCGGAGGGCCGCGCACTGCACCGCGGCGAGGTGCTGGGCTTCGTGGGCAACACGGGCGACGCGGGTCCGGGCAACTACCACCTCCACTTCGAGGTGTCGACCACGACAGACCCGCGCAAATACTGGGGCGGCGTACCGCAGAACCCCTATCCGCTGCTGCGGTAACGACGCGGGCTTCCGGCGTCGTCAGGACGCCGAGTATGCCGCGGATGCCGAGGATGCCGAGGATGTTCCAGACACCGGGGGTGCGGCCAATGAGCCGCACCCCCGATCCTCTTCACCTGCGGGTCATTACGGCGGTCCATCCACCGACCCGCATTCCATGCTCTTCATTTTCCGGCCCGGCGCGGCGTCAGTACACCCGCTCCACCACGCCGTCGTAGATGCGCACCTTCGTCCCGTCGAAGCGGGTGAAGGCGAAGAACGCGTCGTCCTCGTTGAAGCCGATGCTCTGTTCCTGGAGCAGCGCGATGGCGATCTGCTCGCCCAGCAGCAGCGACTCGGTGTGGTCACTGCGCCAGTGCACGCCGCCCGCGTTGCGGAAGAGCGAGATGTTGCTCGCCATCTTGTTGATCTCGCCGCCCAGCGTCATCGACGTCGAATCCGGGCCCAGGTACGGCACCAGCGTCGTGCCGGCGGAATTCGC
This genomic interval carries:
- a CDS encoding M23 family metallopeptidase, producing MRIFRTLLAFMAGAVSMLVALIATGWAAPATLHRMQAVALPSAFSPAAAVVPSAPAPPAAAASAVQAAGSPSAPPAEVPFVRVAQADLPTAKMPVGAPAAAAAPTTVVPALQRLLIPVQGVKAASLVDTYQQARGQGRRHDAIDIVAPRGTPVLASSDGVVMKLFDSVRGGTALYELAPDGRTIYYYAHLDRYAPGMAEGRALHRGEVLGFVGNTGDAGPGNYHLHFEVSTTTDPRKYWGGVPQNPYPLLR